A stretch of Argiope bruennichi chromosome 10, qqArgBrue1.1, whole genome shotgun sequence DNA encodes these proteins:
- the LOC129989505 gene encoding dynamin-like 120 kDa protein, mitochondrial isoform X2 has protein sequence MSANRFIKHSSVSLKQFNHKYSTFIRKSPDNRFLKGVAFGVHNKRNVAILFRVVKGALKLRYIILGSAVGGGVQLSRKYDEWKENLPDFSWIADLMPPPEKIDSYRERLLDLKNHINLPEKGWAKKNIDIFASKLNDWKELLNANNLSDFNDGDPTTELAEDMALRTTMSATSSSFRTPGDSSLNGEKTRIDKLQEELINVQIKYQKEVERLEKENKELRKQIMLKSTKSESSRKIKKSLIDMYSEVLDELSDYDSSYNTQDHLPRVVVVGDQSSGKTSVLEMIAQARIFPRGAGEMMTRAPVKVTLSEGPYHVACFKDSTREFDLTKESELADLRREVEIRMKKSVEGGRTVSNEVISMTVKGPGLQRMVLVDLPGVISTVTTDMMDGTREAIRDMTQLYMSNPNSIILCIQDGSVDAERSIVTDLVSQMDPQGRRTIFVLTKVDLAEKNLADPTRLKKILDGKLFPMKALGYFAVVTGRGSQDDSISIIKNYEEDFFKNSKLCRTGILNTSQCSTRNLSFAVSDCFWKMVKASAEQQADAFKAARFNLEAEWKNNFPRIRELDRDELFEKARGELLDEIINLSQLSPKHWEETLAKELWKKMSAYVFENIYVQAWQSGSAGSFNTAVDIKLKHWADEMLPKKSVDIGWQTLQEEFHQILEKSKSSKEHDDIFDNLKAAVVEDAVRHHSWEDKAVDMLRIIQLNALEDRAVPDKQQWDSAIKFLESSLKDRLEQTNAYIYEMEGPGFTERWLHWRYRTPEQQLWSSIKQEIEKMFQRYNYNLNTLLNADDLTTIKRNLQSKDVEADYDLITQVWHPIHRKYFLEKSLQKAYDCKRAFYLYHQGLDSEIDCNDVVLFWRIQRMLQTTSNALRQQIMNAEARRLEKEIKEVLEDYSQDANKKKKLLTGRRVELAEELKRVRHIQEKLEEFVAALHAES, from the exons ATGTCTGCGAATAGATTCATTAAACATAGTTCAGTTAGTTTGAAACAATTCAATCACAAATACTCCACATTTATTAGGAAATCACCTgacaatagatttttaaaaggTGTAGCATTTGGTGTGCACAATAAAAGAAATGTTGCTATTCTTTTTCGAGTTGTCAAAGGAGCTTTAAAACTTCGATATATAATACTTGGATCTGCTGTTGGTGGAGGTGTGCAACTCTCCAGG aaatatgatGAATGGAAAGAGAACCTTCCAGACTTCAGTTGGATAGCAGATTTAATGCCTCCACCAGAAAAAATTGATTCGTATAGAGAAAGATTATTGGATCTTAAGAATCATATTAATTTACCAGAAAAAGGATGGGccaagaaaaatattgatatatttgctAGTAAGTTGAATGACTGGAAAGAGCTTTTAAATGCCAACAATCTCTCTGATTTTAATGATGGTGATCCAACAACCGAACTTGCAGAAG atATGGCTTTGCGGACAACAATGTCAGCTACTTCTTCCTCATTTAGAACTCCTGGCGATTCTAGTCTGAATGGTGAAAAAACAAGAATAGACAAATTGCAGGAAGAATTGATCAATGTCCAA attaaatatcaAAAGGAAGTGGAACgattagaaaaggaaaataagGAACTTAGGAAACAAATCATGCTAAAGTCAACTAAATCAGAATCATCTAGGAAAATAAAG AAATCACTGATTGATATGTATTCAGAAGTTTTAGATGAACTAAGTGATTATGATTCTAGCTATAACACACAAGATCATCTACCCAGG GTAGTTGTTGTAGGCGATCAGAGTTCTGGTAAAACTAGTGTACTGGAAATGATTGCTCAAGCTCGGATTTTTCCAAG GGGTGCTGGAGAAATGATGACAAGGGCACCTGTGAAAGTTACTTTAAGTGAAGGACCTTATCATGTCGCTTGTTTTAAGGATAGTACCAGAGAATTTGATTTAACAAAAGAAAGTGAg cttgctGATTTAAGAAGAGAAGtagaaataagaatgaaaaaaagtgtAGAAGGTGGTAGGACTGTGAGCAATGag GTTATATCCATGACAGTCAAAGGACCTGGGCTACAAAGAATGGTGCTGGTGGATTTACCTGGAGTCATTAGT ACAGTGACCACTGATATGATGGATGGTACTAGGGAAGCGATTCGAGATATGACACAGCTTTATATGAGCAATcctaattcaataattttatgtattcaag ATGGATCTGTAGATGCAGAACGCAGTATAGTCACAGATTTGGTTAGTCAAATGGATCCCCAGGGACGTAGAACTATTTTTGTTCTTACAAAAGTTGATCTTGCAGAAAAAAATTTGGCTGACCCTACTAGG ctaaaaaaaatattagatggcAAACTGTTTCCAATGAAGGCTTTAGGATATTTTGCTGTTGTCACTGGCCgtg GTAGTCAAGATGACAGTATAAGcataattaaaaactatgaagaagatttttttaaaaattctaaactatgcag gACTGGAATTCTCAATACATCTCAATGTTCTACCCGAAATCTTAGTTTTGCTGTTTCTGATTGTTTTTGGAAAATGGTGAAAGCATCGGCAGAACAGCAAGCAGATGCTTTCAAAG CTGCCCGGTTTAATTTAGAAGcagaatggaaaaataatttcccTAGAATCAGAGAATTAGATAGG gATGAACTGTTTGAGAAAGCAAGAGGAGAGCTCCTTGATGAAATTATCAATCTAAGCCAGCTGTCTCCTAAACATTG GGAAGAAACTTTGGCAAAAGAGCTTTGGAAAAAAATGTCagcatatgtttttgaaaatatttatgtgcaGGCTTGGCAGTCTGGCAGTGCTGG atcaTTTAACACAGCCGTTGATATCAAACTGAAGCACTGGGCCGATGAAATGCTGCCTAAGAAATCTGTAGAt ATTGGGTGGCAAACTCTACAAGAAGAGTTTCATCAGATATTAGAAAAATCTAAGTCATCTAAGGAACATGATGATATTTTTGATAATCTGAAGGCAGCTGTAGTTGAAGATGCTGTCCGTCATCATTCTTGGGAAGATAAAGCAGTGGATATGCta CGTATTATTCAACTTAATGCTCTTGAAGATAGAGCTGTTCCAGATAAGCAACAATGGGATTCAGCTATAAAGTTTTTAGAATCAAGTTTGAAAGATAGACTTGAAcaaa ctaatgcatatatttatgaaatggaAGGACCTGGATTTACTGAACGTTGGTTGCATTGGCGTTATAGAACTCCAGAACAACAATTGTGGTCTAGCATTAAACAAGAAATAGAGAAAATGTTTCAACGTTAT AATTATAATCTGAATACTTTGTTAAATGCTGATGATCTGACtacaatcaaaagaaatttacaatCGAAGGATGTTGAAGCTGACTATGACTTA ATTACACAAGTGTGGCACCCAATTCATaggaaatatttcttagaaaaatccTTACAGAAAGCATATGATTGCAAGAGGGCTTTCTATCTTTATCATCAAGGATTAGATTCCGaa ATTGATTGTAATGATGTTGTCCTGTTTTGGAGAATACAGAGAATGCTTCAAACTACATCAAATGCATTGAGACAGCAAATTATGAATGCTGAAG CTCGAAGGCTAGAAAAGGAAATCAAGGAGGTTCTTGAAGATTACAGTCAAGATgctaataaaaagaagaaattgttgACAGGCAGAAGAGTTGAACTAGCAGAAGAACTCA
- the LOC129989505 gene encoding dynamin-like 120 kDa protein, mitochondrial isoform X1, with amino-acid sequence MSANRFIKHSSVSLKQFNHKYSTFIRKSPDNRFLKGVAFGVHNKRNVAILFRVVKGALKLRYIILGSAVGGGVQLSRKYDEWKENLPDFSWIADLMPPPEKIDSYRERLLDLKNHINLPEKGWAKKNIDIFASKLNDWKELLNANNLSDFNDGDPTTELAEGLLASYGTNSSSLPLDMALRTTMSATSSSFRTPGDSSLNGEKTRIDKLQEELINVQIKYQKEVERLEKENKELRKQIMLKSTKSESSRKIKKSLIDMYSEVLDELSDYDSSYNTQDHLPRVVVVGDQSSGKTSVLEMIAQARIFPRGAGEMMTRAPVKVTLSEGPYHVACFKDSTREFDLTKESELADLRREVEIRMKKSVEGGRTVSNEVISMTVKGPGLQRMVLVDLPGVISTVTTDMMDGTREAIRDMTQLYMSNPNSIILCIQDGSVDAERSIVTDLVSQMDPQGRRTIFVLTKVDLAEKNLADPTRLKKILDGKLFPMKALGYFAVVTGRGSQDDSISIIKNYEEDFFKNSKLCRTGILNTSQCSTRNLSFAVSDCFWKMVKASAEQQADAFKAARFNLEAEWKNNFPRIRELDRDELFEKARGELLDEIINLSQLSPKHWEETLAKELWKKMSAYVFENIYVQAWQSGSAGSFNTAVDIKLKHWADEMLPKKSVDIGWQTLQEEFHQILEKSKSSKEHDDIFDNLKAAVVEDAVRHHSWEDKAVDMLRIIQLNALEDRAVPDKQQWDSAIKFLESSLKDRLEQTNAYIYEMEGPGFTERWLHWRYRTPEQQLWSSIKQEIEKMFQRYNYNLNTLLNADDLTTIKRNLQSKDVEADYDLITQVWHPIHRKYFLEKSLQKAYDCKRAFYLYHQGLDSEIDCNDVVLFWRIQRMLQTTSNALRQQIMNAEARRLEKEIKEVLEDYSQDANKKKKLLTGRRVELAEELKRVRHIQEKLEEFVAALHAES; translated from the exons ATGTCTGCGAATAGATTCATTAAACATAGTTCAGTTAGTTTGAAACAATTCAATCACAAATACTCCACATTTATTAGGAAATCACCTgacaatagatttttaaaaggTGTAGCATTTGGTGTGCACAATAAAAGAAATGTTGCTATTCTTTTTCGAGTTGTCAAAGGAGCTTTAAAACTTCGATATATAATACTTGGATCTGCTGTTGGTGGAGGTGTGCAACTCTCCAGG aaatatgatGAATGGAAAGAGAACCTTCCAGACTTCAGTTGGATAGCAGATTTAATGCCTCCACCAGAAAAAATTGATTCGTATAGAGAAAGATTATTGGATCTTAAGAATCATATTAATTTACCAGAAAAAGGATGGGccaagaaaaatattgatatatttgctAGTAAGTTGAATGACTGGAAAGAGCTTTTAAATGCCAACAATCTCTCTGATTTTAATGATGGTGATCCAACAACCGAACTTGCAGAAG gTTTGCTTGCTAGTTATGGAACAAATAGCTCATCTTTGCCTTTAG atATGGCTTTGCGGACAACAATGTCAGCTACTTCTTCCTCATTTAGAACTCCTGGCGATTCTAGTCTGAATGGTGAAAAAACAAGAATAGACAAATTGCAGGAAGAATTGATCAATGTCCAA attaaatatcaAAAGGAAGTGGAACgattagaaaaggaaaataagGAACTTAGGAAACAAATCATGCTAAAGTCAACTAAATCAGAATCATCTAGGAAAATAAAG AAATCACTGATTGATATGTATTCAGAAGTTTTAGATGAACTAAGTGATTATGATTCTAGCTATAACACACAAGATCATCTACCCAGG GTAGTTGTTGTAGGCGATCAGAGTTCTGGTAAAACTAGTGTACTGGAAATGATTGCTCAAGCTCGGATTTTTCCAAG GGGTGCTGGAGAAATGATGACAAGGGCACCTGTGAAAGTTACTTTAAGTGAAGGACCTTATCATGTCGCTTGTTTTAAGGATAGTACCAGAGAATTTGATTTAACAAAAGAAAGTGAg cttgctGATTTAAGAAGAGAAGtagaaataagaatgaaaaaaagtgtAGAAGGTGGTAGGACTGTGAGCAATGag GTTATATCCATGACAGTCAAAGGACCTGGGCTACAAAGAATGGTGCTGGTGGATTTACCTGGAGTCATTAGT ACAGTGACCACTGATATGATGGATGGTACTAGGGAAGCGATTCGAGATATGACACAGCTTTATATGAGCAATcctaattcaataattttatgtattcaag ATGGATCTGTAGATGCAGAACGCAGTATAGTCACAGATTTGGTTAGTCAAATGGATCCCCAGGGACGTAGAACTATTTTTGTTCTTACAAAAGTTGATCTTGCAGAAAAAAATTTGGCTGACCCTACTAGG ctaaaaaaaatattagatggcAAACTGTTTCCAATGAAGGCTTTAGGATATTTTGCTGTTGTCACTGGCCgtg GTAGTCAAGATGACAGTATAAGcataattaaaaactatgaagaagatttttttaaaaattctaaactatgcag gACTGGAATTCTCAATACATCTCAATGTTCTACCCGAAATCTTAGTTTTGCTGTTTCTGATTGTTTTTGGAAAATGGTGAAAGCATCGGCAGAACAGCAAGCAGATGCTTTCAAAG CTGCCCGGTTTAATTTAGAAGcagaatggaaaaataatttcccTAGAATCAGAGAATTAGATAGG gATGAACTGTTTGAGAAAGCAAGAGGAGAGCTCCTTGATGAAATTATCAATCTAAGCCAGCTGTCTCCTAAACATTG GGAAGAAACTTTGGCAAAAGAGCTTTGGAAAAAAATGTCagcatatgtttttgaaaatatttatgtgcaGGCTTGGCAGTCTGGCAGTGCTGG atcaTTTAACACAGCCGTTGATATCAAACTGAAGCACTGGGCCGATGAAATGCTGCCTAAGAAATCTGTAGAt ATTGGGTGGCAAACTCTACAAGAAGAGTTTCATCAGATATTAGAAAAATCTAAGTCATCTAAGGAACATGATGATATTTTTGATAATCTGAAGGCAGCTGTAGTTGAAGATGCTGTCCGTCATCATTCTTGGGAAGATAAAGCAGTGGATATGCta CGTATTATTCAACTTAATGCTCTTGAAGATAGAGCTGTTCCAGATAAGCAACAATGGGATTCAGCTATAAAGTTTTTAGAATCAAGTTTGAAAGATAGACTTGAAcaaa ctaatgcatatatttatgaaatggaAGGACCTGGATTTACTGAACGTTGGTTGCATTGGCGTTATAGAACTCCAGAACAACAATTGTGGTCTAGCATTAAACAAGAAATAGAGAAAATGTTTCAACGTTAT AATTATAATCTGAATACTTTGTTAAATGCTGATGATCTGACtacaatcaaaagaaatttacaatCGAAGGATGTTGAAGCTGACTATGACTTA ATTACACAAGTGTGGCACCCAATTCATaggaaatatttcttagaaaaatccTTACAGAAAGCATATGATTGCAAGAGGGCTTTCTATCTTTATCATCAAGGATTAGATTCCGaa ATTGATTGTAATGATGTTGTCCTGTTTTGGAGAATACAGAGAATGCTTCAAACTACATCAAATGCATTGAGACAGCAAATTATGAATGCTGAAG CTCGAAGGCTAGAAAAGGAAATCAAGGAGGTTCTTGAAGATTACAGTCAAGATgctaataaaaagaagaaattgttgACAGGCAGAAGAGTTGAACTAGCAGAAGAACTCA